The proteins below come from a single Magallana gigas chromosome 10, xbMagGiga1.1, whole genome shotgun sequence genomic window:
- the LOC136272163 gene encoding uncharacterized protein produces the protein MDPRSSAQDVHRCDLCETAIVHSYCDFCHFNLCKLCIADHISDGYDKHKIVPFQERRSTLIYPKCGTHSHKNCDLQCKNCNDIFVCSSCTASETHKGHIFVEVSEVYTTKKNAIADEANKLENLISPTYEEIALDLENQLANLDGGYEKLTTAMSKQGEQWHREIDIVVNKMKTEISEIKVKHRDILQKHLDEIKQKQALIKQTLLATEEIKKSTEVSPTIEYSSKIREFSKLPPKLKITVPTFIPKPLDHKKLNRLFGKITPLSTATEENVLSLNQPNTSVRELLDEPELVATIHTGYKNLRSVTYLNEDCVWTCGLTNDFKCFNIKGVLLHTISNISEQPPNDIAVDSDGNLLFCDRTSSTVNKANNGQTEELIRLQGWSPSKLCVTSNGDLLVTMFSDDKTQSKVVRYSGSTEKQTIQFDDEGKPLYSGNVKVKHITENRNNDICVADCEARAVVVVNQNGKLRWRYIGHPSVTKKEPFIPVGITTDSQSRILTADCKNHCIHILDQDGQFLRYIDNCDLVYPWGLCVDNNDNLFVSEVLNGNVKKIKFLR, from the coding sequence ATGGATCCTCGTTCTAGTGCCCAGGACGTGcaccgatgtgacctttgtgagaccgccatagtacacagctactgtgacttttgtcattTCAACCTCTGCAAGCTTTGTATAGCTGATCACATCTCAgatggatatgacaaacataaaatagtcccTTTCCAGGAGCGAAGATCAACTCTGATTTACCCAAAATGTGGGACACATTCACACAAAAACTGTGACTTGCAGTGCAAGAATTGCAACGACATATTTGTTTGTTCTTCTTGTACTGCATCAGAAACACATAAAGGACATATTTTTGTAGAAGTTTCAGAAGTTTACACGACAAAGAAAAATGCTATTGCGGACGAGGCAAATAAATTAGAAAACCTTATTTCTCCTACATATGAAGAAATTGCACTCGACTTGGAAAATCAGCTTGCCAACctggatggaggatatgagaaacttacGACAGcaatgtccaaacaaggagagcaatggcacagagaaatcgacatcgttgtcaataaaatgaaaactgaaatcagtGAGATTAAAGTAAAACACagagatattttacaaaaacacttggatgaaatcaaacagaaaCAGGCtctcataaaacaaacattactgGCCACAGAAGAAATCAAGAAATCCACTGAAGTATCTCCTACCATTGAATACAGCTCTAAGATCAGAGAGTTCAGCAAGCTGCCTCCCAAATTGAAGATCACAGTGCcaacattcattccaaaaccaTTAGACCATAAAAAGTTGAATCGCTTGTTTGGAAAGATCACTCCTTTGTCTACTGCTACAGAAGAGAATGTCTTGTCATTAAACCAACCAAACACTTCAGTGAGAGAACTACTGGATGAACCGGAGCTTGTTGCCACAATACATACAGGGTATAAAAACCTACGCAGTGTTACCTATCTTAATGAAGATTGTGTTTGGACATGTGGATTGACAAATGATTTCAAATGCTTTAACATTAAAGGTGTATTGCTTCATACAATTAGCAACATATCAGAACAACCACCCAATGATATAGCTGTAGACAGTGATGGGAATTTACTATTCTGTGACAGGACATCAAGTACAGTGAATAAAGCAAATAATGGACAGACAGAAGAGTTGATCAGATTACAGGGATGGAGTCCTTCTAAACTGTGTGTCACCTCTAAtggtgatctcctggttaccaTGTTCAGTGATGATAAaactcaatccaaagttgtccgttactcgggatctacagagaaacaaacaattcagttTGATGATGAAGGTAAACCTCTGTACTCAGGGAATGTAAAGGTTAAACACATCACTGAGAACAGAAACaatgacatctgtgtagctgactgtGAGGCTAGAGCAGTTGTTGTGGTTAATCAGAacgggaaactcagatggagatacatCGGTCATCCCTCAGTTACCAAAAAGGAACCATTTATACCAGttggtatcacaacagacagtcagagtcgtaTCCTGACAGCAGATTGTAAAaaccattgtatccacattctggatcaggatggacagtttctccgctacattgataactgtgatctggTGTATCcgtggggtttatgtgtggacaataatgacaatctgtttgtATCAGAAGTTTTAAAcggcaatgtaaagaaaataaaatttctcagATAG
- the LOC136272411 gene encoding uncharacterized protein, protein MDPRSSAQDVHRCDLCETAIVHSYCDFCHVNLCKLCIADHISDGYDKHKIVPFQERRSTLIYPKCATHPHKNCDLQCKNCNDIFVCSSCTASETHKGHIFVDVSEVYTTKKNAIADEANKLENLISPTYDEIALDLGNQLANLDGGYEKLTTAMSKQGEQWHREIDIIINKKKTEISEIKVKHRDLLQKHLDEIKQIQALINQTLLAIEEIKKSTEVSPTIEYSSKIREFSKLPPKVKITLPTFIPKPLDHKKLYNMFGQITPLSTATEQNVLSLNQPNTSVKTLLDEPELVATIQTGYEDVYNVTYLNEDCVWTFGSTKDIKCFNMKGELLHTVSSKSEQRPNGIAVDSDGNLLISDWKSGTVNKVNNGQTEELIRLRGRWPCNLCVTSNGDLLVIMLSDDETQSKVVRYSGSTEKQTIQFDDEGKPLYSGNISVKYITENRNHDICVSDSWAGAVVVVNQNGKLIWRYIGHPSVTKKVPFEPYGITTDSQSRVLTADCVNHCIHILDQDGQFLRYIDNCDLEYPWGLCVDNNDNLFVSEHFKGNVKKIKFLR, encoded by the coding sequence ATGGATCCTCGTTCTAGTGCCCAGGACGTGcaccgatgtgacctttgtgagaccgctatagtacacagctactgtgacttttgtcatgtcaacctctgcAAGCTTTGTATAGCTGATCACATCTCAgatggatatgacaaacataaaatagtcccTTTCCAGGAACGAAGATCAACTCTGATTTACCCAAAATGTGCGACACATCCACACAAAAACTGTGACTTGCAGTGCAAGAATTGCAACGACATATTTGTTTGTTCTTCTTGTACTGCATCAGAAACGCATAAAGGACATATTTTTGTAGACGTTTCCGAAGTTTACACGACAAAGAAAAATGCTATTGCTGACGAGGCAAATAAGTTAGAAAATCTTATTTCTCCTACCTATGACGAAATTGCACTTGACTTGGGAAATCAGCTTGCCAACctggatggaggatatgagaaactGACGACAGCAATGTCTaaacaaggagagcaatggcacagagaaatcgacatcattatcaataaaaagaaaactgaaatcagtgagataaaagtaaaacacCGAGACTTATTACAGAAACACTtggatgaaatcaaacagatacagGCTCTCATAAATCAAACATTACTAGCCATAGAAGAAATCAAGAAATCCACTGAAGTATCTCCTACCATTGAATACAGCTCAAAAATCAGAGAGTTCAGCAAGCTCCCACCCAAAGTGAAGATTACACTGCcaacattcattccaaaaccaCTAGACCATAAAAAGTTGTATAATATGTTTGGGCAGATCACTCCATTGTCTACTGCTACAGAACAGAATGTCTTGTCACTAAACCAACCCAACACTTCAGTCAAAACACTACTGGATGAACCGGAGCTTGTTGCGACAATACAGACAGGGTATGAAGACGTTTACAACGTTACCTATCTAAATGAAGATTGTGTTTGGACATTCGGATCGACGAAGGATATTAAATGCTTTAACATGAAAGGAGAATTGCTTCATACAGTTAGCAGCAAATCAGAACAACGACCCAATGGTATAGCTGTAGACAGTGATGGGAATTTACTAATCAGTGACTGGAAATCAGGAACAGTGAATAAAGTAAATAATGGACAGACAGAAGAGTTGATCAGACTACGGGGAAGGTGGCCTTGTAACCTGTGTGTCACCTCTAATGGTGATCTCCTGGTTATCATGCTCAGTGATGATGAaactcaatccaaagttgtccgttactcgggatctacagagaaacaaacaattcagttTGATGATGAAGGTAAACCTCTGTACTCAGGGAATATTTCTGTTAAATACATCActgagaacagaaaccatgacatctgtgtatCTGACAGTTGGgctggtgcagtagtggtggttaatcagaACGGGAAACTCATATGGAGATACATTGGTCATCCCTCAGTTACCAAGAAGGTACCATTTGAACCATAtggtatcacaacagacagtcagagtcgtGTCCTGACAGCAGACTGTGTCAATCATTGTATTCACATTCTGGATCAggatggacagtttctccgttacattgataactgtgatctggAGTATCcgtggggtttatgtgtggacaataatgacaatctgtttgtATCAGAACATTTTAaaggcaatgtaaagaaaataaaatttctcagATAG
- the LOC136272169 gene encoding LOW QUALITY PROTEIN: polypeptide N-acetylgalactosaminyltransferase 5-like (The sequence of the model RefSeq protein was modified relative to this genomic sequence to represent the inferred CDS: deleted 1 base in 1 codon; substituted 2 bases at 2 genomic stop codons) → MAGGLFSISREYFTELGTYDLGMDIWGGENLELSFRIWMCVGTXEIIPCSHVGHIFRKRSPYKXRTGVNVVKKNSIRMAEVWMDEYKNYYYERFNYDLGDYGDVTDRKKLRERLQCHSFDWFVKNVYPDLFVPGEAIASGEIRSKAKPMCIDSAVDNHNYNKPVNMWPCHNQGGNQYWMLSKNGEIRRDDGCLDYSGGESVIVYPCHGQKGNQEWQYREVGQGQVKKKIIII, encoded by the exons ATGGCCGGAGGTCTTTTCTCCATCAGTAGAGAATATTTTACGGAACTTGGTACCTACGACCTTGGAATGGATATTTGGGGAGGAGAAAACTTAGAACTGTCATTTAGA ATCTGGATGTGTGTAGGTACCTAAGAAATCATTCCATGCTCTCATGTTGGTCACATTTTCAGAAAGAGAAGTCCGTATAAGTAGAGGACTGGTGTCAACGTTGTCAAGAAAAACTCAATCCGAATGGCCGAAGTTTGGATGGACGAATACAAGAACTATTATTATGAAAGATTCAACTATGATCTG GGAGATTACGGAGATGTCACTGACAGAAAGAAGCTTCGGGAACGTTTGCAGTGCCATAGCTTTGACTGGTTCGTCAAAAATGTCTACCCAGACCTGTTTGTTCCAGGGGAAGCC ATTGCTTCTGGAGAG ATTCGCAGCAAGGCCAAGCCGATGTGTATCGACAGTGCGGTGGATAACCACAACTACAACAAACCGGTCAACATGTGGCCTTGTCACAACCAGGGGGGCAACCAG TACTGGATGTTGAGTAAGAACGGAGAAATCCGTCGAGACGATGGATGCCTGGATTATTCCGGAGGAGAGAGCGTCATTGTTTATCCGTGCCACGGCCAGAAAGGAAACCAGGAGTGGCAATACAGAGaggtaggtcaaggtcaagtaaagaaaaaaattatcataatttaa